One Setaria viridis chromosome 7, Setaria_viridis_v4.0, whole genome shotgun sequence genomic region harbors:
- the LOC117862536 gene encoding uncharacterized protein, producing MGCISSKLLPPGPGGDGRRATVRGRVDHVVSLTSTTYGVLDIHPKHGAAAAPAAAPEEKEEEEKEQPPPPPQDKPISKEWKRASMRPPPLVVPTADKKPAAAAGKPESGLEVINAWEIMAGLEEDADAAAAAAGSPAKKPSKPGRWSPARVIAMALPSPKRSAARRKNTPGKENSPLQRCSGNTGNKEKPAGDIDNDRVLRPYNSIDNSKLSMASKKFSPGSARIVRKPGTAETGRGGGGGMSSSRRSLSPLFDPELLASIERELSEEGAHIKRMVGSEKPKHPKAAPPAIVADGKCPPGGADAVVLYTTTLRGIRRTFEECNAVRAAIEAHDVKVIERDVSMDSGYREELRLLLGGREVRVPAVFVRGRHVGGAAEVAKLEEDGKLKALLEGLPRARVWCAGCAGVRFVMCRDCNGSRKVLDAERKETTKCDECNENGLVRCPICT from the coding sequence ATGGGGTGCATCTCCTCGAAGCTCCTCCCGCCGGGGCCAGGCGGCGACGGCAGGCGCGCCACGGTGCGCGGCCGCGTCGACCACGTCGTCTCCCTCACCTCCACCACCTACGGCGTCCTCGACATCCACCCCaagcacggcgccgccgccgcgcctgccgCTGCTccggaagagaaggaggaagaggagaaggagcagccaccgccgccgccgcaggacaaGCCGATAAGCAAGGAGTGGAAGCGCGCCAGcatgcgcccgccgccgctcgtcgtccCGACCGCTGACAAgaaaccggcggcggcggcggggaagccgGAGTCCGGTCTGGAGGTGATCAACGCGTGGGAGATCATGGCcgggctggaggaggacgccgacgccgccgcggccgcggccgggtcGCCGGCAAAGAAGCCGTCCAAGCCGGGCCGGTGGTCGCCGGCCAGGGTCATCGCCATGGCCCTGCCGTCGCCCAAgaggtcggcggcgaggcggaagAACACGCCGGGGAAGGAGAACAGCCCGCTCCAGCGCTGCTCCGGGAACACCGGCAACAAGGAGAAGCCCGCCGGCGACATCGACAACGACAGGGTGCTCCGCCCGTACAACTCCATCGACAACTCCAAGCTGTCGATGGCGTCCAAGAAGTTCTCCCCCGGGAGCGCCCGGATCGTCCGCAAGCCAGGCACCGCCGAgaccggccgcggcggcggtggcggcatgtCGTCGTCGCGCCGCAGCCTGAGCCCGCTGTTCGACCCAGAGCTGCTCGCGTCCATCGAGCGCGAGCTGTCGGAGGAAGGCGCCCACATCAAGCGGATGGTCGGGTCCGAGAAGCCCAAGCACCcgaaggcggcgccgccggcgattGTGGCCGATGGCAAGTGCCCGCCGGGgggcgccgacgccgtcgtcCTCTACACCACCACCCTCCGCGGCATCCGCAGGACCTTCGAGGAGTGCAACGCGGTGCGCGCCGCCATCGAGGCCCACGACGTGAAGGTGATCGAGCGCGACGTCTCCATGGACTCGGGCTACCGCGAggagctgcggctgctgctgggcgGGCGGGAGGTGCGCGTGCCCGCCGTGTTCGTCCGGGGCAGgcacgtcggcggcgccgccgaggtggCGAAGCTGGAGGAGGACGGCAAGCTGAAGGCGCTGCTGGAGGGACTGCCCCGGGCGCGGGTCTGGTGCGCGGGCTGCGCCGGCGTGCGCTTCGTCATGTGCCGCGACTGCAACGGCAGCCGCAAGGTGCTCGACGCCGAGCGCAAGGAGACTACCAAGTGCGACGAGTGCAATGAGAATGGCCTCGTCCGGTGCCCGATCTGCACCTGA